TGCGTGTGTACGGCAAAACATTGGACATGAACTATACGCACATCCTCTACGATCATCCGGAGTATGACCTGAACACGGTATTTTTGCTTGATAAAGTTCAGAAGCACCAGGAGATAGACCAGACAGATGTAAAATACCTGCGCTCACTGAATCTGATCGACGGCAGAAGACCGAATCTGTTCATCTCAGCAAAGTATGATGACGCCGGAAAAGAGTTAATTGGCGACAACGCGAACGTCACCGATCACGTCACCAATCACGTCACCAATCACGTCATCGAAATCAGTGACACACAAAGGCAGATTATCGAATCCATTCGAGAAAATCCGGGCGTAACGATAGCAAAACTTGCGAATATAATTGGCATTGCCGAACGTAACATCAAAAGGAACATGAAGATGCTGCAAGACGCCGGAATTGTTGAACGTGTAGGAACGACAAGAAAAGGATGCTGGAAAATAATCGCTTTACCATCGAAAACAATCGCAACCAAGAAGGATGACTGAATGCGGAAATCAGATGACTGCGAAAGTTTCTCACGAATTAATCAAACCGAGAAATCTTGCCGCAGCGCCCGTTATGTTCCCCTTTACCTACGAAGTCTCAGGAGAATGGCTTTACCGGTCGGAAAGGCTCGTGACCGAGAAATTTGGGGAAGGACTGGGTTTTCGATGAGGAAGTGAGAGGGGGAGGGAGAGCAAATATTGAAGGAATCGAGGAGTGTGGTCGCAAATGAAATTGGACATAAACAAGTCAGAATTGACCATTATGGGGGTTCCTTTTGACAACAAAAAGGATTTTTGTTTGGTCTGGCACACGCTGAGCGTCAATATGTTCGAGGGGTGGGAACCAAGCCAGGAAGATGCTTTGCGCCTGAAGGAAAAAGCGGCGGCGCTATGGGAGGAAACAAATGATACCTTTGAAGCTTGAGACATTGCTGGAAGGACGCATAGTAGAACAGGATCGCGTGGAATACAAAAAGGGGTGGAATCCGAATGAGACGATTCACACCATCTGCGCGTATGCCAATGATTTTTCGAATACGAACGGCGGATACATCGTCATTGGCGTCGACGCCAAAAACGGCCAGCCTGTGCTCCCGCCTGAGGGATTGCCTAAAAATAAGCTTGACGAAATCCAGCGGGAGATTTTTCAATACTGCAATTTTATTGAGCCAAGGTATATACCTAAGCTCGAGGTATTAAAACATCAGAGAAAATGGGTGATATTTCTTTGGTGTCCCGGTGGAAACAGCGGTCCGTACAAAGTGCCGAAGGATGTTTTGGCCAAAGGCGGCGAGGATCGACACAAGGATTATTGGATTAAGCCGTTTTCCGTGAAGACCGTCGCGAAAGGTGAAGAGCTTGCGGAGTTATTTGAGAAATTCAGCTCCGTGCCTTTCGATGACAGGGTCAATCAAAAGGCGAAAATCACCGATGTCAGGCGGGCGTATGTGGAGGATTTCCTGCGCGAGAGCAACAGTTCGTTAATTAGCGAGATCAACACGCGCTCAGTAGAGGATTTGCTCGTCGCAATGGAGGCGGCGAACAGGACAGATGTCGGCGTCGATATCAGGAATATCGGAGTGCTGATGTTTTTCGAGCATCCGGAAAAGCTGGTTCCAGAGGCAAAAATTGAACTGATCCGCTTCCATACTGAAGAAGCGGAAGCTGGCGTTTTCACAGAGAAAACCTTCACCGGGCCTATTTTTAAGCAGGTGCGAGACACATTGGAATACATCGAAACAACGCTAATCGAAGAAAAAGTTGTGAAGGTCAGCGGAAGAGCTGAAGCAGATCGATTTTACAATTACGTGTATGATGCCCTTGAAGAGGTATTGGTAAATTCTGTATTTCATAAGTCCTACCTTATTCCTGAACCAGTTGAAATTCGTATTTACGTTGATTGCATCAAGATCATCAATTACCCGGGACCGGCAAAGACAATTGACATGGAGGATTTCCGTGCAGGAACGGCCATAGCAAGGCGTTACCGCAACCGCAGGATCGGTGAATTTCTGAAGGACATAGACCTGTCGGAGAAGAAATCCACCGGCATTAAGAAAGTGCTCACCGCACTCGCGCAAAACGGCTCGCCGCCGCCAGAATTCAAGACAGATGCAGAACGGAGCTACTTGATCTCTACGATTCGAATGCATGAGGGATTTGAACCTGCCGTCATCAAGGCGGTTGTTGAGCCTGAAGATGAACGCGGAGAGAATATGCAAGATAGTGCGGAAGATAGTGCGGAAGATGGTGCGGAAGATGGTGCGGAAGTTAAATTATCACAAGACAGGCTGGATGCGTTACTCGATTTTTGCTCTGAACCGCGTAGCCGAAAGGAGATGCAAGATTTTTGCGGAATCAAATCTGATGAATATTTCCGCAGGCGCATCGTTCTACCGATGCTAGCACTAGGATTGGTTCGTATGACTATTCCAGAAAAGCCGAATAGTAAGAACCAGAAATATATAAGAGTATGATGACGAATATCCGAATCGGTAATTCAAATACGAAGACCAGAATTATCATCTCCAACGCCGGTTCATTTCTCCCCGGTAGCATTGAGGCCGTGCTGAAACCGAGCTACACAGCTCCGTATTACCGCAACCAGCTGCTTGCCGAAACGATGCCCCGGTTCAACATGATTGATACCGTGCAAATGGGCACCCAGAAGGTGTTCCGCATTCAGAAGGAGCGATATTTCCCGCTGCCGGATTATGACCTCAGCGACCGAAAAAGGTAGTCGTCAAAGTCTACGGCAAAGTGATTGATGAGAATTATTTTACAAAGCAAACGGACTATGAATTGGATTCTTGCAAAGAATGATTAGCAGAGATTAGCAGAAGGATTAGCAGAATATCTGAATCTTCCAATCTATTCTGCTAATGAAAGCACTGAAAAGTGTCAACGGCTTATTTGACAAGATCAGGCTTGATCGACCGAAAATGCTCTTGACCGAGAAATTTGCGCTCAGATAATGACTTTGATGGCCCGGGAGAAATTGATGGAAAAGGAAATGAATCATAAGGAACTCCGTGAATATTTTATAGAACACTATAAACGCGCTAACCCTGAGGCGTCTGAAGACGACATAGAACGTGCATACTGGATGTGGACTTGTTTTGATCCAATTGGATCAAGACTTGATTTGAAAGCATATACTGTGCAGTTTAAAAGAGACGTAGAAAAAGCTAAGAAAAAAGGTGGAAGACCCTTAGAATAAAGAGCGCTACGTGTTCCCCGCGTGGGCGGGGGTGATCC
This portion of the Fusobacteriaceae bacterium genome encodes:
- a CDS encoding putative DNA binding domain-containing protein yields the protein MIPLKLETLLEGRIVEQDRVEYKKGWNPNETIHTICAYANDFSNTNGGYIVIGVDAKNGQPVLPPEGLPKNKLDEIQREIFQYCNFIEPRYIPKLEVLKHQRKWVIFLWCPGGNSGPYKVPKDVLAKGGEDRHKDYWIKPFSVKTVAKGEELAELFEKFSSVPFDDRVNQKAKITDVRRAYVEDFLRESNSSLISEINTRSVEDLLVAMEAANRTDVGVDIRNIGVLMFFEHPEKLVPEAKIELIRFHTEEAEAGVFTEKTFTGPIFKQVRDTLEYIETTLIEEKVVKVSGRAEADRFYNYVYDALEEVLVNSVFHKSYLIPEPVEIRIYVDCIKIINYPGPAKTIDMEDFRAGTAIARRYRNRRIGEFLKDIDLSEKKSTGIKKVLTALAQNGSPPPEFKTDAERSYLISTIRMHEGFEPAVIKAVVEPEDERGENMQDSAEDSAEDGAEDGAEVKLSQDRLDALLDFCSEPRSRKEMQDFCGIKSDEYFRRRIVLPMLALGLVRMTIPEKPNSKNQKYIRV
- a CDS encoding winged helix-turn-helix domain-containing protein, with the translated sequence RVYGKTLDMNYTHILYDHPEYDLNTVFLLDKVQKHQEIDQTDVKYLRSLNLIDGRRPNLFISAKYDDAGKELIGDNANVTDHVTNHVTNHVIEISDTQRQIIESIRENPGVTIAKLANIIGIAERNIKRNMKMLQDAGIVERVGTTRKGCWKIIALPSKTIATKKDD